A window of Aeromicrobium sp. Root236 contains these coding sequences:
- a CDS encoding P-II family nitrogen regulator: MKLVTAVIKPHKWEEVREALAAAGVAGMTVTEASGYGQQKGHTEVYRGAEYDVSLVPKIRLEVVVDDADVESVVSTITGSAQTGKIGDGKVWVIPVDSVVRVRTGETDEAAL, encoded by the coding sequence ATGAAGCTCGTAACTGCAGTCATCAAGCCGCACAAGTGGGAAGAGGTCCGCGAGGCCCTCGCCGCAGCGGGCGTCGCCGGCATGACGGTGACCGAGGCAAGCGGCTACGGCCAGCAGAAGGGACACACCGAGGTCTACCGCGGTGCTGAGTACGACGTCTCGCTGGTCCCCAAGATCCGCCTCGAGGTCGTCGTCGACGACGCCGATGTCGAGAGCGTGGTCAGCACGATCACCGGCTCGGCGCAGACCGGCAAGATCGGTGACGGCAAGGTCTGGGTCATCCCGGTCGACTCGGTCGTGCGGGTCCGCACGGGTGAGACGGACGAGGCAGCTCTCTAA
- a CDS encoding ammonium transporter, whose protein sequence is MDGYYAWMIVATALVLMMTTPALALFYGGMSRSKSVLNMMMMSYISMAVVGIVYVLWGWSESFAKTGDGKLFANPFTLWGLDGVGWESYIAVMFQLTFAVITAALISGAIADRVKLSSWIVFLPIWVTLCYFPIAHMVWGGGWISEHLKAQDYAGGTVVHINAGVAGGILALVIGRRVGWPKEQMKPHNLTLTMIGAGLLWFGWYGFNVGSIVFVAGDGGKKDIAQFMSETGVTFANTTVATMAALLAWLVVERILHGKATSLGAASGIVAGLVAITPSCGAVSITGAILIGVVAGGACAYAVGLKFKFGLDDSLDVVGVHLVGGIVGTVLIGFLSTSSAPGGIDGLFYGGGWSSLGHQAGAAGFTIVWTGILTTIIALAIKYTIGWRVNEEDEVEGIDFAQHGETAYDLAGTSGSGHL, encoded by the coding sequence ATGGACGGCTATTACGCCTGGATGATCGTGGCAACAGCACTCGTGCTGATGATGACCACGCCAGCGCTCGCCCTCTTCTACGGCGGCATGTCCCGCTCGAAGTCCGTGCTCAACATGATGATGATGTCCTACATCTCGATGGCCGTTGTCGGCATCGTGTACGTCTTGTGGGGCTGGTCCGAGTCGTTCGCCAAGACCGGTGACGGCAAGCTGTTCGCCAACCCCTTCACGCTCTGGGGACTCGACGGCGTCGGGTGGGAGTCCTACATCGCCGTGATGTTCCAGCTGACCTTCGCTGTCATCACTGCCGCGCTGATCTCGGGTGCCATTGCCGACCGCGTCAAGCTCTCCTCGTGGATCGTCTTCCTGCCGATCTGGGTCACGCTCTGCTACTTCCCGATCGCCCACATGGTCTGGGGCGGCGGCTGGATCTCCGAGCACCTGAAGGCGCAGGACTACGCAGGCGGCACCGTCGTGCACATCAACGCCGGTGTTGCAGGCGGCATCCTGGCCCTGGTCATCGGCCGACGCGTCGGCTGGCCCAAGGAGCAGATGAAGCCGCACAACCTGACGCTCACGATGATCGGTGCAGGCCTCCTGTGGTTCGGCTGGTACGGCTTCAACGTCGGCTCGATCGTGTTCGTCGCCGGTGACGGTGGCAAGAAGGACATCGCCCAGTTCATGTCCGAGACCGGGGTCACCTTCGCCAACACGACCGTGGCCACGATGGCGGCGCTGCTCGCATGGCTCGTGGTGGAGCGCATCCTCCACGGCAAGGCCACGTCGCTCGGCGCTGCATCCGGCATCGTCGCCGGTCTGGTCGCGATCACGCCGTCGTGTGGTGCGGTCAGCATCACGGGTGCCATCCTCATCGGCGTGGTCGCTGGTGGGGCGTGCGCATACGCGGTCGGCCTCAAGTTCAAGTTCGGCCTCGATGATTCGCTCGACGTCGTGGGCGTCCACCTCGTCGGCGGCATCGTCGGCACCGTGCTGATCGGCTTCCTGTCGACCTCGTCGGCGCCTGGTGGAATCGACGGTCTGTTCTACGGCGGAGGCTGGAGCTCGCTCGGTCACCAGGCCGGAGCGGCAGGCTTCACGATCGTGTGGACCGGTATTCTCACCACGATCATTGCGTTGGCCATCAAGTACACGATCGGGTGGAGGGTCAACGAAGAGGACGAAGTTGAAGGCATCGACTTCGCTCAGCACGGCGAGACCGCCTACGACCTCGCCGGAACCTCCGGCAGCGGCCACCTCTGA
- the ftsY gene encoding signal recognition particle-docking protein FtsY gives MTVLLLIILGVVVVLGAGIALVVGRGRKELPPPSELDRVTEEVIQHPEHPEPHLDDEEPAATVSTIERPEAPQGRLVRLRARLARSQGSLGKGLLAVLSRSTLDDDAWEELEDTLLAADVGVTATDELVANLKTRVRVEGIDDPAAAKAALREELVGLINPTFDRTLVTTGADGKPGVVLVVGVNGTGKTTTVGRLARVLVAEDKTVVLGAADTFRAAAADQLQTWGERVGVPTVRGPEGGDPASVGFEAVQRGINDGLDVVLVDTAGRLHTKTGLMDELGKVKRVIEKQAPVTEVLLVIDATTGQNGLTQARVFGEVVDVTGIVLTKLDGTAKGGIVIAVQRELGVPVKFVGLGEGADDLAPFDAEEFVDALLS, from the coding sequence CTGACTGTGCTGCTCCTGATCATCCTTGGCGTCGTCGTCGTGCTCGGCGCCGGCATCGCGCTCGTCGTCGGCCGTGGCCGCAAGGAGCTGCCGCCTCCGTCGGAGCTCGACCGCGTCACCGAAGAGGTCATCCAGCACCCGGAGCATCCCGAGCCGCACCTCGACGACGAGGAGCCGGCCGCGACGGTCTCGACGATCGAGCGCCCCGAGGCGCCGCAGGGCCGTCTCGTACGCCTGCGCGCCCGGCTCGCCCGCTCGCAGGGCTCGCTCGGCAAGGGGCTGCTGGCCGTGCTCAGCCGGTCGACGCTCGACGACGACGCGTGGGAGGAGCTCGAGGACACGTTGCTCGCCGCTGACGTCGGTGTCACCGCGACCGACGAGCTCGTCGCCAACCTCAAGACGCGCGTACGGGTCGAGGGCATCGACGATCCTGCTGCCGCCAAGGCCGCGTTGCGTGAGGAGCTGGTCGGTCTGATCAACCCGACGTTCGACCGTACGCTCGTGACCACCGGCGCGGACGGCAAGCCCGGCGTCGTGCTGGTCGTGGGCGTCAACGGCACCGGCAAGACGACGACCGTCGGCCGGCTGGCCCGCGTCCTGGTCGCCGAGGACAAGACCGTCGTGCTCGGTGCCGCTGACACGTTCCGCGCCGCCGCCGCAGACCAGCTGCAGACCTGGGGCGAGCGGGTCGGCGTGCCCACCGTGCGCGGCCCTGAGGGTGGCGACCCGGCGAGCGTCGGGTTCGAGGCCGTGCAGCGTGGCATCAACGACGGCCTCGACGTCGTGCTGGTCGACACCGCCGGGCGGCTGCACACCAAGACCGGGCTCATGGACGAGCTCGGCAAGGTCAAGCGCGTCATCGAGAAGCAGGCGCCCGTGACCGAGGTGCTGCTCGTCATCGACGCCACCACAGGGCAGAACGGCCTGACACAGGCGCGCGTCTTCGGCGAGGTCGTCGACGTCACCGGCATCGTGCTGACCAAGCTCGACGGCACCGCCAAGGGCGGCATCGTGATCGCGGTGCAGCGCGAGCTCGGCGTGCCGGTCAAGTTCGTCGGGCTCGGCGAGGGAGCGGACGACCTGGCGCCCTTCGACGCCGAAGAGTTCGTCGACGCACTGCTGTCGTAG
- a CDS encoding NYN domain-containing protein codes for MSDRTTYVLVDGENIDATLGQSILGRRPNPHERPRWDRLLQFAEDTWAQPATGLFFLAANGELPMPFVQALTAIGFRPIALSGEADDKVVDIAIQRTLAELSRRDADVMLASNDGDFIEQLEPLVGTDRRTALLAFREFRNAGFVPLFERGLEFHDLEYDVKAFNDRLPRIRIIPIDEFDPNEFL; via the coding sequence ATGAGCGACCGCACCACGTACGTCCTCGTCGACGGCGAGAACATCGACGCGACCCTGGGGCAGTCGATCCTCGGCCGCCGGCCCAACCCGCACGAACGCCCGCGCTGGGACCGGCTCCTGCAGTTCGCCGAGGACACGTGGGCGCAGCCGGCGACCGGCCTGTTCTTCCTCGCTGCCAACGGCGAGCTCCCGATGCCGTTCGTGCAGGCGCTCACCGCGATCGGGTTCCGCCCGATCGCGCTGTCGGGCGAGGCTGACGACAAGGTCGTCGACATCGCGATCCAGCGCACCCTCGCCGAGCTGTCGCGCCGCGACGCCGACGTCATGCTGGCCAGCAACGACGGCGACTTCATCGAGCAGCTCGAGCCGCTGGTCGGCACCGACCGGCGTACGGCGCTGCTCGCGTTCCGCGAGTTCCGCAACGCCGGCTTCGTCCCGCTGTTCGAGCGCGGCCTGGAGTTCCACGACCTCGAGTACGACGTCAAGGCGTTCAACGACCGGCTGCCACGCATCCGCATCATCCCGATCGACGAGTTCGACCCCAACGAGTTCCTCTGA
- a CDS encoding acyl-CoA thioesterase — protein MRLRTDFSVLRTITTRWADEDVYGHVNNVVYYSFFDTAVNGFLIDATGTDIRRLDAVGLVAETQCEFLRELGFPGDVQAGLAVTKLGTSSIVYRIGLFQGDSDEPAAIGRFVHVYVDATTRKVTPIPESIRAAVTPLVIAGDS, from the coding sequence GTGCGGCTGCGTACGGACTTCAGCGTCCTGCGCACCATCACGACGCGGTGGGCCGACGAGGACGTCTATGGTCACGTCAACAACGTCGTCTACTACTCGTTCTTCGACACGGCGGTCAACGGCTTCCTGATCGACGCGACCGGCACCGACATCCGCAGGCTCGACGCGGTCGGCCTGGTCGCCGAGACTCAGTGTGAGTTCCTGCGCGAGCTGGGCTTCCCCGGCGACGTCCAGGCCGGCCTCGCCGTGACGAAGCTCGGCACGTCGAGCATCGTCTACCGCATCGGCCTGTTCCAGGGCGACAGCGACGAGCCCGCGGCGATCGGCCGCTTCGTCCACGTCTACGTCGACGCGACGACCCGCAAGGTCACGCCGATCCCCGAGTCGATCCGCGCCGCGGTCACGCCACTGGTCATCGCCGGCGACTCCTGA
- the smc gene encoding chromosome segregation protein SMC, with protein MYLKSLTLRGFKSFASSTTLQLEPGITCVVGPNGSGKSNVVDALSWVMGEQGAKSLRGGKMEDVIFAGTSGRPPLGRAEVVLTIDNTDGALPIEYTEVTISRTMFRNGGSEYAINGNTCRLLDVQELLSDSGIGREMHVIVGQGQLDGVLRATPEERRGFIEEAAGVLKHRKRKEKALRKLDATQGNLTRLNDVLTELRRQLKPLGRQAEVARRAAVIQAEVRDARARILADDIVSARSVIAEELADETALKERRQAVEQAIAAAREQETELEDQLREDSPRLSAAQETWYSLSGLRERIRGTAGLANERVRLAAVEAEDRRVGREPEELEADARRAQEQLEQLSAGVTQATEALEAVIAERNEAEAAYTAEERRVAGLLRAAADQREGLARLHGQVNALKSRATAAGEEIGRLTAAREEAENRAVEAHREFTNLENQIAGLNAGESGLDEELEAAEDGLAEITEHLASLSTQTQEAERQQAAFAARKEALELGLARKDGAGALLAATDEISGLLGSVAALLTVRAGFETAIASALGSAADAVAVDHLDTAVSAMEKLKSEDLGRAGMLLGGGEVDDSTWPGLPDYATYAIDTVDGPAPLQGALRRLLFKVAVVDSLEQAQELIRHAPDVTAVTRDGDVLGAHFAAGGSTSKQSLIEVQAAITQAENDLERAQHTLERLRFEHEAADAKRVVAQERVDAALGRLHESDATMAAVAENLGHLGATARAARGEADRLAAAIAKAEESQAGDLSGLAELEDRLAQAEAAPEEEPDTALLEELADKASGARRAETDARLALRTNEERARALEGQVTALFEAAEAEREARVKAKERRERQLREAETAKAVILASDQVLARLEQSIAQAAALRAEIEASRTGREETLRTVRVQLREQIAELDGLTDSVHKDEMARAEMRLRLEGLEGRALEELGLEVETLVADYGPDQLVPPITVEGEDDSLPAEPIPYEREAQVKRLRNAERSMAMLGKVNPLALEEFTALEERHQFLSEQLDDLRKTRQDLLEIVEEVDAKVEQVFTEAWYDVEREFQDVFSRLFPGGEGSLILTDPQNMLTTGIDVEARPPGKKVKRLSLLSGGERSLVAVAFLVALFKARPSPFYILDEVEAALDDANLGRLLDLYEELRANSQLIVITHQKRTMEVADALYGVSMRGDGVSAVISQRLREEETAS; from the coding sequence TTGTACCTCAAGAGCCTCACGTTGCGTGGGTTCAAGTCCTTTGCGTCCTCGACGACTCTCCAGCTGGAGCCCGGCATCACGTGTGTCGTCGGGCCCAACGGATCAGGCAAGTCCAACGTCGTCGACGCCCTGTCGTGGGTCATGGGCGAGCAGGGCGCCAAGTCGCTGCGCGGCGGCAAGATGGAGGACGTCATCTTCGCCGGCACGTCCGGCCGTCCGCCCCTGGGTCGCGCTGAGGTCGTCCTCACGATCGACAACACCGACGGTGCGCTCCCGATCGAGTACACCGAGGTCACGATCTCGCGGACGATGTTCCGCAACGGCGGCTCCGAGTACGCCATCAACGGCAACACCTGCCGGCTCCTCGACGTCCAGGAGCTGTTGAGCGACTCCGGCATCGGCCGCGAGATGCACGTGATCGTCGGTCAGGGCCAGCTCGACGGTGTCCTGCGCGCGACCCCCGAGGAGCGCCGCGGCTTCATCGAAGAGGCTGCGGGCGTCCTCAAGCACCGCAAGCGCAAGGAGAAGGCGCTCCGCAAGCTCGACGCGACCCAGGGCAACCTGACCCGGCTCAACGACGTGCTGACCGAGCTGCGCCGTCAGCTCAAGCCCTTGGGCCGGCAGGCCGAAGTCGCCCGTCGCGCTGCCGTGATCCAGGCCGAGGTCCGTGACGCGCGGGCGCGCATCCTCGCCGACGACATCGTCAGCGCCCGCTCGGTGATCGCCGAGGAGCTCGCCGACGAGACCGCGCTCAAGGAGCGCCGCCAGGCCGTCGAGCAGGCGATTGCCGCCGCCCGCGAGCAGGAGACCGAGCTCGAGGACCAGCTCCGCGAGGACTCGCCGCGCCTGTCCGCGGCCCAGGAGACCTGGTACAGCCTCTCCGGCCTGCGTGAACGCATCCGCGGCACGGCTGGCCTGGCCAACGAGCGCGTACGCCTTGCCGCCGTCGAGGCGGAGGACCGTCGGGTCGGCCGGGAGCCCGAGGAGCTCGAGGCAGACGCTCGCCGGGCCCAGGAGCAGCTCGAGCAGCTCAGCGCCGGCGTGACCCAGGCGACCGAGGCGCTCGAGGCCGTCATCGCCGAGCGCAACGAGGCCGAGGCCGCCTACACCGCCGAGGAGCGCCGGGTCGCCGGCCTCCTGCGCGCCGCGGCCGACCAGCGCGAGGGTCTCGCCCGCCTGCACGGCCAGGTCAACGCGCTCAAGAGCCGCGCGACGGCCGCCGGCGAGGAGATCGGCCGGCTCACCGCCGCGCGTGAAGAGGCCGAGAACCGCGCCGTCGAGGCGCACCGCGAGTTCACCAACCTCGAGAACCAGATCGCCGGGCTCAACGCAGGGGAGTCCGGGCTCGACGAGGAGCTCGAGGCAGCCGAGGACGGGCTCGCCGAGATCACCGAGCACCTCGCCTCGTTGTCGACCCAGACCCAGGAGGCCGAGCGCCAGCAAGCCGCGTTCGCTGCCCGCAAGGAGGCCCTCGAGCTCGGCCTGGCCCGCAAGGACGGCGCCGGCGCTCTGCTCGCGGCGACCGACGAGATCAGCGGCTTGCTGGGCTCGGTCGCCGCACTGTTGACCGTACGCGCGGGGTTCGAGACCGCGATCGCCTCGGCACTGGGATCGGCCGCCGACGCGGTCGCCGTCGACCACCTCGACACCGCCGTCTCGGCGATGGAGAAGCTCAAGTCCGAGGACCTCGGCCGCGCCGGCATGCTGCTCGGCGGCGGCGAGGTCGACGACTCGACGTGGCCCGGGCTGCCCGACTACGCGACCTACGCGATCGACACCGTCGACGGACCCGCACCGCTTCAGGGTGCGCTGCGCCGTCTGCTCTTCAAGGTCGCCGTCGTGGACAGCCTCGAGCAGGCCCAGGAGCTGATCCGGCACGCACCTGACGTCACGGCCGTGACCCGCGACGGCGACGTCCTCGGCGCGCACTTCGCCGCAGGCGGATCGACGTCCAAGCAGAGCCTGATCGAGGTCCAGGCTGCGATCACGCAGGCCGAGAACGACCTCGAGCGCGCCCAGCACACGCTCGAACGACTGAGGTTCGAGCACGAGGCCGCCGACGCCAAGCGCGTCGTCGCCCAGGAGCGCGTCGACGCCGCCCTCGGCCGGCTGCACGAGTCCGATGCCACGATGGCCGCCGTCGCCGAGAACCTCGGCCACCTCGGCGCCACCGCTCGTGCCGCACGCGGTGAGGCAGACCGGCTGGCCGCCGCGATCGCCAAGGCCGAGGAGTCGCAGGCCGGTGACCTGTCCGGACTCGCCGAGCTCGAGGACCGGCTCGCCCAGGCCGAGGCCGCGCCAGAGGAGGAGCCCGACACGGCGCTGCTCGAGGAGTTGGCCGACAAGGCATCGGGCGCCCGCCGGGCCGAGACCGACGCCCGACTCGCCCTGCGTACGAACGAAGAGCGCGCCAGGGCGCTCGAGGGTCAGGTCACCGCGTTGTTCGAGGCCGCCGAGGCCGAGCGCGAGGCGAGAGTCAAGGCCAAGGAACGGCGTGAACGGCAGCTCCGTGAGGCCGAGACCGCCAAGGCGGTGATCCTCGCGAGCGACCAGGTGCTGGCGCGTCTGGAGCAGTCGATCGCACAGGCCGCCGCACTGCGCGCCGAGATCGAGGCCTCCCGCACCGGTCGTGAGGAAACCCTCCGCACCGTTCGTGTGCAGCTGCGCGAGCAGATCGCCGAGCTCGACGGCCTCACCGACTCGGTGCACAAGGACGAGATGGCACGCGCCGAGATGCGATTGCGACTCGAAGGGCTCGAAGGCCGCGCGCTCGAGGAGCTCGGCCTCGAGGTCGAGACCCTGGTCGCCGACTACGGGCCGGACCAGCTCGTGCCGCCCATCACCGTGGAGGGCGAGGACGACTCGTTGCCCGCGGAGCCGATCCCGTACGAGCGCGAGGCCCAGGTCAAGCGCCTGCGCAACGCGGAGCGGTCGATGGCGATGCTCGGCAAGGTCAACCCGCTGGCTCTCGAGGAGTTCACCGCGCTCGAGGAGCGCCACCAGTTCCTGTCCGAGCAGCTCGACGACCTGCGCAAGACCCGGCAGGACCTGCTCGAGATCGTCGAGGAGGTCGACGCCAAGGTCGAGCAGGTCTTCACAGAGGCCTGGTACGACGTGGAGCGCGAGTTCCAGGACGTGTTCTCCCGGCTCTTCCCTGGCGGCGAGGGCTCGCTGATCCTCACCGATCCGCAGAACATGCTGACGACCGGCATCGACGTCGAGGCCCGCCCGCCCGGCAAGAAGGTCAAGCGGCTGTCGCTGCTGTCCGGCGGCGAGCGGTCCCTGGTCGCGGTCGCGTTCCTCGTCGCGCTGTTCAAGGCGCGCCCCAGCCCGTTCTACATCCTCGACGAGGTCGAGGCCGCGCTCGACGACGCCAACCTCGGCCGGTTGCTCGACCTCTACGAGGAGCTGCGCGCCAACTCCCAGCTCATCGTCATCACGCACCAGAAGCGCACGATGGAGGTCGCGGACGCGCTCTACGGCGTCTCGATGCGGGGCGACGGCGTCTCGGCGGTCATCAGCCAGCGCCTGCGCGAGGAAGAGACCGCCTCTTGA
- a CDS encoding PTS glucose transporter subunit IIA — protein MSAVLAPVAGTVVALADVPDPVFAQQIVGSGIAIDPERAESTVVAPADGRLLKLHPHAFVLLTGEGKGLLVHLGIDTVQLEGAGFELLAAEGDEVTAGTPIVRWNPAEIEAGGRSPIVPVVVMDSAPDSVRANATGTVRVGDEIFAV, from the coding sequence TTGAGCGCGGTGCTGGCACCGGTCGCCGGCACCGTCGTCGCACTCGCCGACGTGCCCGATCCGGTCTTCGCCCAGCAGATCGTCGGCTCGGGCATCGCGATCGATCCCGAGCGGGCCGAGTCGACCGTCGTCGCGCCTGCTGACGGACGCCTGCTCAAGCTCCATCCGCATGCGTTCGTGCTCCTCACCGGCGAGGGCAAGGGCCTGCTCGTGCACCTCGGCATCGACACGGTGCAGCTCGAGGGTGCGGGGTTCGAGCTGCTGGCCGCCGAGGGCGACGAGGTGACGGCCGGCACGCCGATCGTGCGCTGGAATCCTGCGGAGATCGAGGCCGGTGGACGCTCACCGATCGTGCCGGTGGTAGTGATGGACTCGGCACCTGACAGCGTCCGGGCGAACGCCACCGGGACCGTACGCGTGGGCGATGAGATCTTCGCTGTCTGA
- a CDS encoding glucose PTS transporter subunit EIIB, with the protein MVTAEEIVAGLGGRANIVEIEPCITRLRTEVEDASLVDQAALKAAGAYGVVVSGNVVQVVVGPVADTLASDIEDLD; encoded by the coding sequence ATGGTCACAGCCGAAGAGATCGTCGCGGGACTCGGCGGTCGCGCCAACATCGTCGAGATCGAGCCGTGCATCACCCGCCTGCGCACCGAGGTCGAGGACGCGTCGCTCGTCGACCAGGCTGCACTCAAGGCGGCCGGGGCGTACGGCGTCGTCGTCTCGGGCAACGTCGTCCAGGTCGTCGTCGGTCCCGTGGCGGACACGCTCGCGAGCGACATCGAGGACCTCGATTGA
- the nagA gene encoding N-acetylglucosamine-6-phosphate deacetylase — protein sequence MTTLVHAQRLVGLPDDESGEGWIEIDDDRILGAGRGAPSRTPDLVLDGGILAPGLIDAQINGAFSVDFADADADEVRDVAVRMLATGVTAMVPTFITATVDQLVEQVSRYDAARATSNDAGGATRLLAAHVEGPFLSPRRRGAHREALLVDPTPERIAPLIGLRDAISYVTLAPEREGALEAIKTFVAAGIRVAVGHSDATVDQVSAAADAGATLVTHLYNAQSPFHHRAPGVVGAALTDPRLTVGMIVDAHHVEPAAVRLAFAAAAGRVMLVTDAVAALGMPPGVYELGGDQLEVTAGQPALRADGTIAGAAEPLDADLGHATAFGIGLVDAIRAATRTPADALGVTDLGRIEAGARADLVLLGDDLRARATWLGGTRVWFADDTIHEGPDATVASGQL from the coding sequence GTGACGACGCTCGTACACGCTCAGCGACTCGTCGGGCTGCCCGATGACGAGTCCGGCGAGGGCTGGATCGAGATCGACGACGACCGCATCCTCGGCGCCGGCCGCGGTGCTCCGTCGCGTACGCCCGACCTCGTGCTCGACGGTGGGATCCTCGCCCCGGGCCTGATCGACGCGCAGATCAACGGGGCGTTCTCGGTCGACTTCGCCGACGCCGATGCCGACGAGGTCCGCGACGTGGCGGTGCGGATGCTGGCGACCGGCGTCACGGCCATGGTGCCGACGTTCATCACCGCGACGGTGGACCAGCTCGTGGAGCAGGTCAGCCGCTACGACGCGGCCCGCGCGACGAGCAACGACGCGGGCGGCGCGACCCGGCTGCTCGCCGCACACGTCGAGGGACCGTTCCTGTCGCCGCGGCGCCGTGGCGCCCACCGCGAGGCGCTGCTCGTCGATCCCACGCCTGAGCGCATCGCGCCGTTGATCGGGCTGCGCGACGCGATCTCGTACGTGACGCTGGCGCCGGAGCGCGAGGGCGCCCTCGAGGCGATCAAAACGTTCGTGGCTGCCGGCATCAGGGTCGCCGTGGGCCACAGCGACGCCACCGTCGACCAGGTCAGCGCCGCCGCCGATGCCGGTGCCACGCTCGTGACGCATCTCTACAACGCGCAGAGCCCGTTCCACCACCGTGCACCCGGCGTCGTCGGCGCGGCGCTCACCGATCCCCGGCTGACGGTCGGGATGATCGTCGACGCGCACCACGTCGAACCTGCAGCCGTACGCCTGGCGTTCGCGGCGGCCGCCGGTCGAGTCATGCTCGTGACCGACGCCGTGGCAGCCCTCGGCATGCCACCTGGGGTCTACGAGCTCGGCGGTGACCAGCTCGAGGTGACGGCGGGCCAGCCCGCCCTCCGCGCCGACGGCACGATCGCCGGCGCCGCCGAGCCGCTGGATGCCGACCTCGGCCACGCCACCGCGTTCGGCATCGGCCTGGTCGACGCGATTCGCGCCGCGACCCGCACTCCGGCGGACGCGCTCGGGGTCACCGATCTCGGGCGGATCGAGGCGGGAGCGCGGGCGGACCTCGTGCTCCTGGGCGACGACCTGCGAGCCCGTGCGACCTGGTTGGGCGGAACGCGCGTGTGGTTCGCCGATGACACGATCCACGAAGGACCGGACGCCACCGTGGCGTCCGGGCAGCTCTAG
- a CDS encoding GntR family transcriptional regulator, producing MLNDGLLPKHVQLRAALLKTIEEDLQPGAMIPSERDLTTRYDVSRATVRAAISSLVNEGRLTTVPGRGTVVTRPRVESNLHLASFTQDMRQRGHRPSTEVLSAAVVGAVEATAKALGLSPGESVWEIERLRLADDEPMAHEVSWYPESLFPALGDEDLSGSIYAILEATYGLVITDAHQTTWAEQAGHAYAHLLEVAETAPVMVFDRVGSSNEGPVEQTISRYRGDRYQLSMSLQRGPSAR from the coding sequence ATGCTGAACGACGGCCTGCTGCCGAAGCACGTACAGCTCCGCGCTGCGCTCCTCAAGACGATCGAGGAGGACCTGCAGCCCGGCGCGATGATCCCGTCCGAGCGTGACCTCACGACCCGCTACGACGTCAGCCGGGCCACCGTGCGGGCCGCGATCAGCAGCCTGGTCAACGAAGGCCGGCTGACGACCGTGCCGGGCCGTGGCACCGTCGTGACCCGCCCCCGCGTCGAGAGCAACCTGCACCTCGCCTCGTTCACCCAGGACATGCGGCAGCGCGGCCACCGGCCGAGCACCGAGGTGTTGTCAGCTGCCGTGGTCGGAGCCGTCGAGGCGACCGCCAAAGCCCTCGGCCTCAGCCCGGGCGAGTCCGTCTGGGAGATCGAGCGCCTGAGACTGGCCGACGACGAGCCGATGGCTCACGAGGTCAGCTGGTACCCGGAGTCGCTCTTCCCCGCGCTCGGCGACGAGGACCTCAGCGGCTCGATCTACGCGATCCTCGAGGCGACGTACGGCCTCGTGATCACCGACGCCCACCAGACCACGTGGGCCGAGCAGGCCGGTCACGCGTACGCGCACCTGCTCGAGGTCGCCGAGACCGCACCGGTCATGGTCTTCGACCGTGTCGGCTCGTCCAACGAAGGACCGGTCGAGCAGACCATCAGCCGCTATCGCGGCGATCGCTACCAGTTGTCGATGAGCCTCCAACGAGGCCCGTCAGCACGTTGA